A section of the Bradyrhizobium oligotrophicum S58 genome encodes:
- a CDS encoding RNA-binding protein, with protein MLALADPELDNGPRTEKSATMRMCAVSREVRPIGELIRFVVGPTGEVVPDLKRKLPGRGLWITASRQAVAEAVRRNHFSRGFKANVRVHPTLAEDLEALLARSALEALGIAAKAGQVVSGFTKVEAALSQRQSRTTLAALIHAADGAADGIRKLDALVRPTDGDQGQGIQGQGAQGQALPFPIISCLTSAELDLALGRSNVIHAAVLAGPASRTFLSRSQTLVRYRSADADKTAGTAATKSASTSTT; from the coding sequence ATGCTCGCTTTGGCCGACCCCGAGCTCGACAATGGACCGCGGACTGAGAAGTCCGCGACCATGCGCATGTGCGCGGTCAGCCGCGAGGTGCGGCCGATCGGCGAGCTGATCCGCTTCGTCGTCGGCCCGACGGGCGAGGTCGTGCCCGACCTCAAGCGCAAGCTGCCCGGCCGGGGTTTGTGGATCACGGCCTCACGCCAGGCGGTTGCAGAAGCGGTGCGGCGTAACCATTTCAGCCGAGGCTTCAAGGCGAACGTCCGCGTCCATCCGACACTTGCCGAAGACCTGGAAGCCTTGCTGGCCCGCAGCGCGCTCGAAGCGCTGGGGATCGCCGCCAAGGCCGGCCAGGTCGTTTCCGGCTTCACCAAGGTGGAAGCCGCGCTGTCGCAGCGGCAATCCCGGACCACTCTGGCCGCCCTCATCCATGCGGCGGACGGCGCAGCCGACGGGATTCGCAAGCTCGACGCGCTGGTGCGGCCGACCGACGGGGATCAGGGACAAGGCATTCAAGGACAAGGCGCTCAGGGACAAGCTCTGCCATTTCCGATCATCAGCTGCCTCACTTCGGCAGAATTGGATTTGGCACTTGGGCGCTCAAATGTGATACATGCTGCCGTGCTCGCAGGCCCGGCGAGCAGGACATTCCTGTCGCGCAGCCAGACACTGGTCCGATACCGGTCGGCCGACGCGGACAAGACTGCCGGAACCGCGGCCACGAAATCTGCTTCGACTTCGACGACATAG
- the infB gene encoding translation initiation factor IF-2 yields MADNNTPGDKKLSVPSKTLTLKPRVETGTVRQSFPHGRSKQVVVEKRGTKRRVGEGGSDAPHAPEPVVAKAPSPPPAPSRPSGSRPSGSSQRGGSGVVLRTLTEDERSARASALADARVRDVEERRQAEEEARRRAEREAAERAEREAAEARRKAEEERHRHEEEAKRKAELEAKKRFGEGEAPRQATAAPQPTVTAPARPAQAPGRPQGAPGSRPQQIGTSSRPAGAQPAGARPAGGGPLGRAPGVAAGPDEDEGPRQIRRGPGGAARPAPPPKTTHKPGPQKQRGRLTVVTALTADDVRERSIASFRRRTQRLKGHAANEQKEKLIREVTIPEAITIQELANRMSERAVDVIRLLMRQGAMHKITDVIDADTAQLIAEELGHTVKRVAASDVEEGLFDVVDDSGDTEPRSPVVTVMGHVDHGKTSLLDALRHANVVSGEAGGITQHIGAYQVTAPDSGKKITFIDTPGHAAFTAMRARGAKVTDIVVLVVAADDGVMPQTIEAINHAKAAKVPMIVAINKIDKPDARPERVRTELLQHEVQVESLGGEVVDVEVSAKNKTNLDRLLEMIALQADILDLKTNSHRPAEGTVIEAKLDRGRGPVATVLVQRGTLKVGDIIVAGAEMGRVRALISDQGETLTEAGPSVPVEVLGFNGPPEAGDRLAVVESEARARQVTSYRAHQKRENAAASVSGMRGSLEQMMSQLKTAGRKEFPLVIKADVQGSLEAILGSLEKLGTDEVAARILHAGVGGISESDVTLAEGFNAAIIGFSVRANKEAAALAKRNGIEIRYYNIIYDLVDDVKKAMSGLLAPTLRETMLGNAQILEVFNISKVGKVAGCRVTDGTVERGANVRLIRDNVVVHEGKLSTLKRFKDEVKEVQAGQECGMAFENYGDMRVGDVIECYRVETIQRSL; encoded by the coding sequence ATGGCCGACAACAATACTCCGGGCGACAAGAAACTGAGTGTCCCGAGCAAGACCTTGACGCTGAAGCCGCGCGTCGAGACCGGCACGGTGCGCCAGAGCTTCCCCCATGGCCGGAGCAAGCAGGTGGTGGTCGAGAAGCGTGGCACCAAGCGCCGCGTCGGCGAGGGCGGATCTGATGCGCCGCACGCGCCGGAGCCGGTCGTGGCCAAGGCGCCATCGCCGCCGCCGGCACCCTCCCGCCCGTCCGGATCGCGCCCGTCCGGCTCGTCACAGCGCGGCGGCTCCGGTGTCGTGCTGCGCACGTTGACCGAGGACGAGCGCTCGGCGCGCGCCAGCGCGCTCGCAGACGCCCGTGTCCGCGACGTCGAGGAACGCCGCCAAGCCGAGGAAGAAGCCCGCCGCCGCGCCGAGCGCGAAGCCGCCGAACGCGCCGAGCGCGAGGCTGCCGAGGCGCGCCGCAAGGCTGAGGAAGAGCGTCACCGCCACGAAGAGGAAGCCAAGCGCAAGGCTGAGCTCGAGGCCAAGAAGCGGTTCGGCGAAGGCGAGGCGCCCCGTCAGGCGACCGCCGCGCCGCAGCCGACGGTGACCGCGCCGGCGCGGCCGGCGCAAGCGCCTGGCCGCCCGCAAGGCGCCCCCGGCAGCCGCCCGCAGCAGATCGGAACGAGCTCGCGTCCCGCCGGCGCCCAGCCCGCCGGTGCGCGCCCGGCCGGCGGTGGTCCGCTCGGCCGTGCGCCTGGTGTCGCAGCCGGTCCGGACGAGGATGAAGGTCCGCGCCAGATCCGCCGCGGCCCCGGTGGCGCCGCGCGCCCCGCGCCGCCGCCGAAGACCACGCACAAGCCCGGCCCGCAGAAGCAGCGCGGCCGCCTGACCGTCGTCACCGCGCTCACCGCCGACGACGTCCGCGAGCGCTCGATCGCCTCGTTCCGCCGCCGCACCCAGCGCCTGAAGGGTCACGCGGCCAACGAGCAGAAGGAGAAGCTGATCCGCGAGGTGACGATTCCGGAAGCGATCACCATCCAGGAACTGGCGAACCGCATGTCGGAGCGTGCGGTCGACGTCATCCGCCTGCTCATGCGCCAGGGCGCGATGCACAAGATCACCGACGTGATCGATGCCGACACCGCGCAGCTGATCGCCGAGGAGCTCGGCCACACCGTCAAGCGCGTCGCCGCCTCCGACGTCGAGGAAGGCCTGTTCGATGTTGTCGACGATTCCGGCGATACCGAGCCGCGTTCTCCGGTTGTCACCGTGATGGGCCACGTCGATCACGGCAAGACCTCGCTGCTCGACGCGCTGCGCCACGCCAACGTGGTGTCCGGCGAAGCCGGCGGCATCACCCAGCACATCGGCGCCTATCAGGTGACCGCGCCGGACTCCGGCAAGAAGATCACCTTCATCGACACGCCCGGCCACGCCGCGTTCACCGCGATGCGCGCCCGCGGCGCCAAGGTCACCGACATTGTTGTCCTGGTGGTCGCGGCCGATGACGGCGTCATGCCGCAGACGATCGAGGCCATCAACCACGCCAAGGCGGCGAAGGTGCCGATGATCGTCGCGATCAACAAGATCGACAAGCCCGATGCGCGCCCCGAGCGCGTACGCACCGAGCTGCTGCAGCACGAGGTCCAGGTCGAATCCCTGGGCGGTGAGGTCGTCGACGTCGAGGTCTCCGCCAAGAACAAGACCAATCTCGACCGCCTGCTGGAAATGATCGCGCTGCAGGCCGACATCCTCGACCTCAAGACCAACTCGCATCGTCCCGCCGAAGGCACCGTGATCGAAGCCAAGCTCGATCGCGGCCGCGGTCCGGTGGCGACCGTGCTGGTTCAGCGCGGCACCCTCAAGGTCGGCGACATCATCGTGGCCGGCGCCGAAATGGGCCGCGTCCGCGCGCTGATTTCCGACCAGGGCGAGACCCTGACCGAGGCCGGCCCTTCGGTGCCGGTCGAGGTGCTCGGCTTCAACGGCCCGCCGGAAGCCGGCGACCGCCTCGCCGTGGTCGAGAGCGAAGCCCGCGCCCGCCAGGTCACGAGCTATCGCGCCCACCAGAAGCGCGAGAATGCCGCCGCCAGCGTCTCCGGCATGCGCGGTTCGCTCGAGCAGATGATGTCGCAGCTGAAGACCGCGGGCCGCAAGGAATTCCCGCTGGTCATCAAGGCCGACGTGCAGGGCTCGCTGGAAGCCATCCTCGGCTCGCTGGAGAAGCTCGGCACCGACGAGGTCGCCGCCCGCATCCTGCATGCCGGCGTCGGCGGCATCAGCGAGTCCGACGTCACGCTCGCCGAAGGCTTCAACGCGGCGATCATCGGCTTCTCGGTGCGAGCCAACAAGGAAGCGGCTGCGCTCGCCAAGCGCAACGGCATCGAGATCCGCTACTACAACATCATCTACGACCTCGTGGATGACGTGAAGAAGGCGATGAGCGGCCTGTTGGCCCCGACGCTGCGCGAGACCATGCTCGGCAATGCGCAGATCCTGGAGGTGTTCAACATCTCCAAGGTCGGCAAGGTCGCCGGCTGCCGCGTCACCGACGGCACCGTCGAGCGCGGCGCCAATGTCCGCCTGATCCGCGACAACGTCGTGGTTCACGAGGGCAAGCTGTCGACGTTGAAGCGCTTCAAGGACGAAGTGAAGGAAGTCCAGGCCGGCCAGGAATGCGGCATGGCCTTCGAGAACTACGGCGACATGCGTGTCGGCGACGTCATCGAATGTTATCGCGTGGAGACCATCCAGCGCTCGCTGTAA
- the rbfA gene encoding 30S ribosome-binding factor RbfA, producing MPRHHQRGSSASGGSQRQLRVAETVRHAVADILGQGHVHDPDLEGHIITVPEVRMSPDLKLATIYIMPLGGQDTDVVLAALERNKKFLRGELAHRVNLKFAPDIRFRVDERFDEAERIEKLLRTPAVQRDLNSDSEES from the coding sequence ATGCCTCGCCATCACCAGAGGGGAAGCTCGGCTTCCGGCGGCTCGCAGCGCCAGCTGCGCGTGGCCGAGACCGTGCGTCACGCTGTCGCCGACATTCTCGGCCAGGGTCACGTGCACGATCCGGACCTCGAGGGACACATCATCACGGTGCCCGAAGTCCGCATGTCGCCCGACCTGAAGCTCGCAACGATCTACATCATGCCGCTCGGCGGACAGGACACGGACGTCGTGCTCGCTGCGCTGGAGCGCAACAAGAAGTTTCTGCGCGGCGAACTCGCGCACCGCGTTAACCTGAAATTTGCACCCGACATCCGCTTCCGCGTCGACGAACGATTCGACGAAGCGGAACGGATCGAGAAATTACTGCGAACACCCGCGGTGCAGAGAGACCTCAATTCGGATTCGGAAGAGAGCTGA
- the truB gene encoding tRNA pseudouridine(55) synthase TruB — protein sequence MTIPPETGTVESPHADTIAANAKKNHAADGRPRDNNDPRNKQRQGNNQGNQPRRDRRDIHGWVVLDKPIGMTSTQAVAVAKRLFQAKRAGHAGTLDPLASGGLPIALGEATKTVPFVMDGRKRYRFTVCWGEERDTDDTEGRVVHTSENRPDVAAISALLPQFTGRIEQTPPRYSAIKIQGERAYDLARDGEVVELQPRPVEIHELTLVDQPDPDHSVFEAECGKGTYVRALARDMGRILGCYGHISALRRTLVGPFTENDMIPLEQLEALCNRAASGEGSLADALLPVETALDDIPALAVTRADAARLHRGQAVLLRGRDAPNSSGTVYVTVAGRLLALAEIGNGELIPKRVFNLTGLTASSGRNERD from the coding sequence ATGACCATCCCCCCCGAAACCGGCACTGTCGAATCGCCCCACGCCGATACGATCGCCGCCAACGCGAAAAAAAATCACGCCGCCGACGGACGCCCGCGCGACAACAATGATCCGCGCAACAAGCAGCGCCAGGGAAACAATCAGGGCAACCAGCCGCGCCGCGACCGCCGCGACATCCATGGCTGGGTGGTGCTCGACAAGCCGATCGGCATGACCTCGACCCAGGCCGTCGCCGTCGCCAAGCGCCTGTTCCAGGCCAAGCGAGCCGGCCACGCCGGTACGCTCGATCCGCTCGCCTCCGGCGGCCTGCCGATCGCGCTCGGCGAAGCCACCAAGACCGTGCCGTTCGTGATGGACGGCCGCAAGCGCTACCGTTTCACGGTGTGCTGGGGTGAGGAGCGGGATACCGACGACACCGAAGGCCGCGTCGTTCACACCAGCGAGAACAGGCCGGACGTCGCGGCGATCAGCGCCCTGCTGCCGCAATTTACCGGCCGCATCGAGCAGACGCCGCCGCGCTATTCCGCCATCAAGATCCAGGGCGAGCGCGCCTATGACCTCGCCCGTGACGGCGAGGTCGTCGAGCTCCAGCCGCGCCCGGTCGAGATCCACGAACTGACCCTCGTCGACCAGCCCGATCCGGACCATTCGGTGTTCGAGGCCGAATGCGGCAAGGGAACCTATGTCCGGGCGCTGGCCCGCGACATGGGCCGAATCCTCGGCTGTTACGGCCATATCAGCGCGCTCCGGCGGACCCTGGTGGGTCCGTTTACCGAGAACGACATGATTCCGCTGGAACAGTTGGAGGCTTTGTGCAATAGAGCCGCGTCCGGTGAGGGAAGCCTCGCCGACGCACTCCTGCCCGTTGAGACCGCGCTGGACGACATCCCGGCACTGGCCGTCACTCGGGCTGATGCGGCAAGGCTCCATAGGGGCCAGGCCGTTTTGTTGCGCGGACGGGATGCGCCCAATAGTAGCGGCACAGTCTATGTCACGGTCGCAGGCCGCCTTCTGGCGCTTGCCGAAATTGGCAATGGCGAACTCATCCCCAAGCGCGTGTTCAACCTGACCGGACTGACTGCCAGCTCCGGTCGCAACGAAAGAGACTGA
- the rpsO gene encoding 30S ribosomal protein S15, translating into MSVTAERKAEIIKANATKAGDTGSPEVQVAILSERINNLTGHFKTHGKDNHSRRGLLKLVSTRRSLLDYLKKNDEARYKALLEKHNIRR; encoded by the coding sequence ATGTCGGTGACCGCAGAGCGCAAGGCGGAAATCATCAAGGCGAACGCCACCAAGGCCGGTGATACCGGTTCTCCCGAGGTGCAGGTTGCGATCCTGTCGGAACGCATCAACAACCTGACCGGCCATTTCAAGACCCACGGCAAGGACAACCACTCCCGCCGCGGCCTCCTGAAGCTGGTCTCCACCCGCCGTTCGCTGCTGGACTATCTGAAGAAGAACGACGAGGCGCGCTACAAGGCGCTGCTCGAGAAGCACAACATTCGTCGTTGA
- the pnp gene encoding polyribonucleotide nucleotidyltransferase, translating into MFTKHSVEIDWGGRPLKLETGKIARQADGAVVATYGETVVLATVVAAKSPREGVDFLPLTVDYQEKTYAAGRIPGGYFKREGRPTEKETLVSRLIDRPIRPLFVDAWRNETQVIVTVLSHDMENDPDIVALVGASAALTLSGVPFKGPIGAARVGFANDEYILNPTLDEMADTQLDLVVAGTSDAVLMVESEAKELNEDIMLGAVMFGHRHFQPVINAIIELAEKAAKEPRDVAIIDNAAIEKEMLGIAEQDLRTAYAIPIKQQRYAAVGAVKEKVMAYFFPEGQEPKYDKLRVSAVFKELEAKIVRWNILDTGKRIDGRDAKTVRNIVCEVGVLPRAHGSALFTRGETQALVVTTLGTGEDEQYIDALSGTYKETFLLHYNFPPYSVGETGRLGGTKRREIGHGKLAWRAIHPVLPPHHEFPYTTRVVSEVTESNGSSSMATVCGSSLALMDAGVPLKRPTAGIAMGLILEGSRFAVLSDILGDEDHLGDMDFKVAGTESGITSLQMDIKIEGITEEIMRVALGQARDGRIHILGEMSKALTAARAELGEYAPRIETFKIPTDKIREVIGTGGKVIREIVEKTGAKVNIEDDGTVKVASSDGEAMKAAIKWIKSIASDPEIGQIYDGTVVKVMEFGAFVNFFGTRDGLVHISQLADKRVQKTTDVVKEGDKVKVKLLGFDDRGKTRLSMKAVDQTTGEDLEAKQKTEGGDAPREAAGE; encoded by the coding sequence ATGTTTACCAAGCATTCCGTCGAGATCGACTGGGGTGGGCGTCCGCTCAAGCTTGAAACCGGCAAGATCGCCCGCCAGGCCGACGGCGCCGTCGTCGCCACCTATGGCGAGACCGTCGTGCTCGCGACCGTGGTCGCCGCCAAGTCGCCGCGCGAAGGCGTCGACTTCCTGCCGCTGACCGTCGACTATCAGGAAAAGACCTACGCTGCGGGTCGCATCCCCGGCGGCTATTTCAAGCGCGAGGGCCGTCCGACCGAGAAGGAGACGCTGGTCTCCCGCCTGATCGACCGCCCGATCCGGCCGCTGTTCGTCGACGCCTGGCGCAACGAGACCCAGGTCATCGTGACCGTGCTGTCGCACGACATGGAGAACGATCCTGATATCGTGGCGCTGGTCGGCGCGTCGGCTGCGCTGACCTTGTCGGGCGTCCCGTTCAAGGGCCCGATCGGCGCTGCCCGCGTCGGCTTCGCCAATGACGAATACATCCTCAACCCGACCCTCGACGAGATGGCCGACACCCAGCTCGACCTCGTCGTCGCCGGCACCTCGGACGCGGTGCTGATGGTGGAATCGGAGGCCAAGGAGCTCAACGAGGACATCATGCTCGGCGCGGTGATGTTCGGTCACCGCCACTTCCAGCCGGTCATCAACGCGATCATCGAGCTCGCCGAGAAGGCCGCCAAGGAGCCGCGCGACGTCGCGATCATCGACAACGCCGCGATCGAGAAGGAGATGCTCGGCATCGCCGAGCAGGACCTCCGCACCGCCTACGCGATTCCGATCAAGCAGCAGCGCTATGCTGCCGTCGGCGCCGTCAAGGAAAAGGTGATGGCCTACTTCTTCCCCGAAGGGCAGGAGCCGAAATACGACAAGCTGCGCGTCAGCGCCGTGTTCAAGGAGCTCGAGGCCAAGATCGTTCGCTGGAACATCCTGGACACCGGCAAGCGTATCGACGGCCGTGACGCCAAGACGGTACGCAACATCGTCTGCGAGGTCGGCGTGCTGCCGCGCGCCCACGGCTCGGCGCTGTTCACCCGCGGCGAAACCCAGGCGCTGGTCGTGACCACGCTCGGCACCGGCGAGGACGAGCAGTACATCGACGCGCTGTCGGGAACGTACAAGGAGACGTTCCTGCTGCACTACAACTTCCCTCCCTACTCGGTCGGTGAGACCGGCCGCCTCGGCGGCACCAAGCGCCGCGAGATCGGCCACGGCAAGCTCGCCTGGCGCGCCATCCACCCGGTGCTGCCGCCACACCACGAGTTCCCCTACACGACGCGCGTCGTGTCGGAGGTGACCGAGTCCAACGGCTCGTCGTCGATGGCGACCGTGTGCGGCTCCTCGCTGGCGCTGATGGATGCCGGCGTGCCGCTGAAGCGGCCGACCGCGGGCATCGCGATGGGCCTGATCCTGGAAGGCAGCCGGTTCGCCGTGCTGTCGGACATTCTCGGCGACGAGGACCATCTCGGCGACATGGACTTCAAGGTCGCCGGCACCGAGAGCGGCATCACCTCGCTGCAGATGGACATCAAGATCGAGGGCATCACCGAGGAGATCATGCGCGTGGCCCTCGGCCAGGCGCGCGACGGCCGGATCCATATCCTGGGTGAGATGTCCAAGGCCCTGACCGCCGCCCGCGCCGAGCTCGGCGAATACGCGCCGCGCATCGAGACCTTCAAGATCCCGACCGACAAGATCCGCGAAGTGATCGGCACCGGCGGCAAGGTGATCCGCGAGATCGTCGAGAAGACCGGCGCCAAGGTCAACATCGAGGACGACGGCACCGTGAAGGTCGCCTCCAGCGACGGCGAGGCGATGAAAGCCGCCATCAAGTGGATCAAGTCGATCGCTTCCGATCCGGAGATCGGCCAGATCTATGACGGCACCGTCGTCAAGGTGATGGAGTTCGGTGCCTTCGTGAACTTCTTCGGCACCCGCGACGGCCTCGTCCACATCTCGCAGCTCGCCGACAAGCGCGTGCAGAAGACCACGGACGTCGTCAAGGAAGGCGACAAGGTCAAGGTCAAGCTGCTCGGCTTCGACGACCGCGGCAAGACGCGGCTGTCGATGAAGGCGGTCGACCAGACCACCGGCGAGGACCTCGAGGCCAAGCAGAAGACAGAGGGCGGCGACGCCCCCCGCGAAGCTGCCGGTGAGTAG
- a CDS encoding GNAT family N-acetyltransferase, whose amino-acid sequence MPESVIRPARPNEYDAIARLWMESWCSTGLETPSDKLLELLQERVPREVAGGWSLYVADDDGRLAAMLAINLPRLYLDQLMIAPAYQGRSLGRRLLAFTHELLPDEVWLRCAEGNEKAWRWYEREGFVLEKKEADPLHGRIMKYYRWKRESHDTR is encoded by the coding sequence ATGCCTGAGTCCGTCATCCGCCCCGCCCGCCCCAACGAATACGACGCCATCGCCAGGCTCTGGATGGAGAGCTGGTGTTCGACCGGGTTGGAGACACCGAGCGACAAGCTGCTCGAACTCCTGCAGGAGCGCGTGCCCCGTGAGGTTGCCGGCGGCTGGAGCCTCTACGTCGCGGATGACGACGGCCGGCTCGCCGCGATGCTCGCGATCAACCTCCCCAGGCTCTACCTCGACCAGTTGATGATCGCGCCCGCCTATCAGGGCCGCTCGCTCGGCCGCCGCCTGCTCGCCTTCACCCACGAGCTTCTGCCCGACGAGGTCTGGCTGCGCTGCGCCGAAGGCAACGAGAAGGCGTGGCGCTGGTACGAGCGCGAAGGCTTCGTCCTGGAGAAGAAAGAGGCCGATCCGCTGCATGGCCGGATCATGAAATATTATCGCTGGAAGCGCGAAAGCCACGACACCCGCTGA
- a CDS encoding autotransporter family protein has translation MLRSKVRAVVLWAMTSAACGIGCCGPAWAQSSVWDSTISNTNWYVPVAQLLAYMSPKTGFSNPIPIGDQTLWTLGTATNGFFTGTSIAQLRIGPALLTDTSTIQGFVTASGQITMLFTPTGGGTVTVGLGAMRTLNGVTSMEMQMITGDSLLVTHWAYMLPYDPATFTPPPPAPVPANSVPQWAWTAGTPWRIVSPALFGTQAPGRFVITNYQNGYFWGAGIAPAGSAAGGFTLLGSVTPEGRVLFNTLSRGSLTSLYGTASGNASSAQMVTSTYDLTGALTGDLAAMSLVQPYRDTLRSAGGRVGLEAADVLYRLSMTPAGWSGSMVSGFAALDNLTGASLGNAMKQTLPVLTGAASQATYVTQRAFRQTMTSRLDDVSSIGAAAGRNVWMQPLGGVAQQAGRDGVPGYGASGGGLAFGADTAVSSRAIIGGVFAYSHQTITGGDDAVPNRLGLASYQLGLYGAYAISRDVMLDYQLDGGLSDNGESRSLSFMSASAGGSYRSYSGHAGVGLKARIPLQDGFALVPSLRLDYGTVRSNSYRENGAGGFSLDVDPQTYQELTTTAGLKAVYALTRQIRLTGDIGAGYNGLNQKLQIGAAFSGGGDSFVTHGLGLSPWTYSAGLGLAAAGNDRLDLSLRYGIDVVPSGLVQQSGRAVLKIRL, from the coding sequence TGATCAGACGCTTTGGACCTTGGGCACCGCAACGAACGGCTTCTTCACCGGGACCAGCATCGCGCAGCTCAGGATCGGCCCGGCGCTGCTGACCGACACCTCGACCATCCAGGGCTTCGTCACGGCCAGCGGTCAGATCACCATGCTGTTCACGCCGACCGGCGGCGGCACGGTCACGGTCGGGCTCGGCGCCATGCGTACGCTCAACGGCGTCACCAGCATGGAAATGCAGATGATCACCGGCGACAGCCTGCTGGTGACGCATTGGGCCTACATGCTGCCCTACGATCCCGCGACGTTCACGCCGCCGCCGCCGGCGCCGGTGCCCGCCAATTCGGTGCCGCAGTGGGCATGGACCGCCGGCACGCCGTGGCGGATCGTCAGCCCGGCCCTGTTCGGCACCCAGGCGCCGGGGCGCTTCGTCATCACCAACTATCAGAACGGCTATTTCTGGGGTGCCGGCATCGCGCCGGCCGGCAGCGCCGCAGGCGGCTTCACCTTGCTTGGCTCGGTGACGCCGGAGGGCAGGGTGCTGTTCAACACGCTGTCGCGCGGCAGCCTGACGAGCCTGTACGGCACGGCGAGCGGCAACGCCTCGAGCGCGCAGATGGTCACGTCGACCTATGATCTCACGGGGGCCCTGACCGGCGATCTCGCGGCCATGTCCCTGGTCCAGCCTTATCGCGATACGCTGCGGTCCGCGGGCGGTCGCGTCGGTCTGGAAGCTGCCGACGTGCTGTACCGGCTGTCGATGACGCCGGCGGGCTGGAGCGGATCGATGGTCTCGGGGTTCGCTGCGCTCGACAATCTGACCGGCGCTTCGCTCGGCAATGCGATGAAGCAGACGCTGCCCGTGCTGACCGGCGCGGCCTCGCAGGCGACCTACGTCACCCAGCGCGCCTTCCGGCAGACGATGACGAGCAGGCTCGACGATGTCAGCAGCATCGGTGCGGCCGCGGGCCGCAATGTCTGGATGCAGCCCCTCGGCGGGGTCGCGCAGCAGGCGGGGCGCGATGGTGTTCCGGGCTATGGCGCGTCCGGGGGCGGTCTGGCGTTCGGCGCGGACACGGCAGTCTCGTCACGCGCCATCATCGGCGGCGTATTCGCCTATTCCCATCAGACGATCACTGGCGGCGACGACGCCGTGCCGAACCGTCTCGGTCTCGCGTCCTATCAGTTGGGACTCTACGGTGCCTACGCCATCAGCCGCGATGTCATGCTCGACTATCAGCTGGATGGCGGATTGAGCGATAACGGCGAGAGCCGGTCGTTGAGCTTCATGAGTGCATCCGCGGGCGGAAGCTATCGTTCCTATTCCGGACATGCCGGCGTGGGCCTCAAGGCGCGCATTCCGCTTCAGGATGGTTTCGCGCTCGTCCCGTCGCTGCGCCTCGACTACGGCACGGTGCGGAGCAATTCCTACCGCGAGAACGGCGCCGGCGGCTTCAGCCTCGATGTCGATCCGCAGACCTATCAGGAATTGACGACGACGGCCGGGCTGAAAGCCGTCTACGCCCTCACCAGGCAGATCCGTCTCACCGGCGATATCGGCGCCGGCTACAACGGGTTGAACCAGAAGCTGCAGATCGGCGCGGCCTTCTCGGGCGGTGGGGACAGCTTCGTCACCCATGGCCTCGGCCTGTCGCCCTGGACCTACTCGGCCGGCCTCGGGCTCGCGGCCGCCGGCAACGACCGGCTCGACCTCAGTCTTCGCTATGGCATCGACGTGGTGCCGTCAGGTCTCGTTCAGCAGTCGGGCCGTGCCGTGCTGAAGATCAGATTGTGA